A region of the Peptococcaceae bacterium genome:
AAAAACAGGGCAGTATATTTTGCGGCCATCGGCGGCGCGGCGGCCATCATTTCCCGCTCGGTTAAAAAGGCGGAAGTTGTGGCTTACGAGGACCTGGGACCGGAAGCGATATACAGGCTGGAAGTGGAAGATTTTCCGTGCATTGTCGTCACCGACGCGCAAGGGAACGACCTGTACAAAACCGGGGTTGAAAAATACCGCGTAAAATAATGACAAAAGGCATTTAACAATATTTTTGGGGCTTAATCAAAGCCGTTTTTTTTTTTTGCGCAAGCAGGCGCTAAATAGTATAATATTGACATTAGATTTATATTAAGTCCAAAGAATTAGAACGAAAGTCCTATAAAACCCGTACTGGTTGGTTGCATTTAATCCCGTAAAAGTATGCTATTTGCTTCCGCGCGGGAGGTTTTGCGTTTTACTTTGATAAAAAAGGGCGAGGGGAAAAGATGGAAGAAAAGCTTTTCCAAGAAATTTTGAGGCAATCACCATTTGGTTACGCTTGCCACGAACTGGTCATGGGGAGCGATGGACAATCGGAAGACTACATATTCCTGGATCTCAACCCCGCTTTTGAAAAAATGACGGGATTAAAAAGCGAAGCCATCCTCGGGAAAAAGGTGACCGAAATAAGAGAAGGGCCTTTTGACTGGGCAGCCTTCTACGGCCGGGTGGCCGTTAACGGCGAAAGGCAGGAATTCAGCCAGTATGCGGAACCTCTGAAGCGCTGGTACAGGGTAACCGCATTTTCTCCCCAAAAGGGTCGTTTTGTTACCTTGTTTCAGGAAATCACCCCGGAGCCCCGGCAGGCAAAAACTCTCAAGGCCCAGAAGGAAAAAATCGAGGAACTGTCCGAAGAGCTGAAAATGATCTTCAGCTGCACGCAGGATGCCATGTTTCTGGTCGGGGTGAAAGACGGGGAATTCCGGTATGTAAGAAACAATGCCGCCCACCGGAAAATGACGGGTTTTACCCTGACGGACTTGAAAGGCAAAACCCCGGTTGAGCTCGCCGGCGAGGAAATAGGCGCGGCCGTGAGCGCAAATTATCTAAGATGCGTGGAAGCAAAAAAACCTTTGACCTATGAAGAGACGCTTGCTCTTCCTGCCGGCAAGAGAACATGGCTGACCACCCTGACGCCGGTGTTCAGGAAGGGAAAGGTAAAGTACCTGGTCGGTTCCAGCAAGGATATCAGCCGGCAAAAAAAGACCGAAGAAGAACTGGAAAAGAGACTGAAATATGAAAAAATAATCAGCGGCGTTTCCCAGCTGGTTCTACAGACAAAAAATTTGGAAGAGTTTTTAAACGAATCGCTGCGGAATATGGGCGAGGGCATAGGGGTGAGCCGGGCGTATCTTTTTGAAAGAAACCGGGACAAAGGGACCATGAACAACACCTTCGAGTGGACGGCCCCCGGGATTACGCCGCAGAAAGAAAACCTGCAGGACATCCCCGAGTCTGAATTCGCCTGGTGGGTGAACAGGCTTAAAAACAGGGAAGTGATAAACTACCGGGACATTGAAGAAATCCCGGACGAAAATACAAAGGAAATCTTAAGACCCCAGGAGATAAAGTCGCTGCTGGTTCTGCCGGTCCTTGTCGAAGGCGAGTACTACGGTTTTATCGGTTTTGACGACTGCCTGGACAACCGGGAATGGTCGGGAGACGACATCAACTGCCTGCAGCTTGCCTCCAGAATCATTTCCGAGTTCATCCTGCGCAAGAGGTTCGAGGACGAGATTCTCTATTTGAGCTACCATGACCATCTGACGGGACTTTACAACCGCCGGTTTATGGAAGAGGAAATAAGACGGCTGGATACGCCGCGCCAGGTGCCGATATCGGTCATCATGGGCGATGTCAACGGGCTGAAGCTGGCCAATGACGTTTTCGGCCACCGGGCGGGAGACCTGCTTTTGAAGAGAGCGGCGGGGATAATAAGGGAAAGTTGCCGCCGGGAAGACATAGTGGCCCGCTGGGGAGGGGACGAGTTTGTCGTATTGCTTCCTCGCACCGGAGTGCAGGCGACCGAAGGGATCGTTGGGAGGATAAAAAACAAGTGCGAGTTGGAGGGCGAAGGGCCTATTCAGCTGAGCATCGCCCTGGGTTACGCTACCAAAACCAAGGCTAAAGAGGACCTCTGGCAGGTGCTGAAGGAAGCCGAAGAATGGATGTACCGCCACAAACTGCTGCAGGGAAAAAGCTACCGGAATGCCGTGACCTCGGCCCTGAAAGCCGCCCTTTTTGAAAAAAGCATGGAAACGGAAGAGCATGCGGAAAGAATCAAGGAAATGAGCCTCAAAATAGCGAAGGCAATGCAGATTACGGCTAAACAGAGGGACGAGTTGGAACTGCTGGCGGTGCTCCACGACATCGGAAAGGTGGCCATCAAGGAAAGCATCCTGCTCAAACCCGCTCCTTTGACGGAGAAAGAGTGGGAGGAAATAAAAAAGCACCCGGAGATCGGCTACCGTATCGCCCAGAGCACACCGGAACTGGCTCCCATTGCTGAATACATTCTCTACCACCATGAGCGATGGGACGGCAGGGGCTACCCGCGGGGAATCAAAGGCGAGGAGATTCCTCTTTTATCCCGTATCCTGGCAGTCGTCGACGCTTATGACGCCATGACCAGCGACAGGATATACCGGAAAGCATTGAGCAGGGAGAAAGCAATAACTGAAATAAAAAGGAATGCGGGGACGCAGTTTGATCCAGACATAGTAACCGCGTTCATCGAAAGCTGCTGCAGTGAAAAAAACATTGATGCGGGCCAAAAATAACCTGGATGACATGTCGGCAATCGCCGGCTGTTTTTAAAGATTTATACTATTTTCGTGCGCTGCAGTTAGCAATTATAAAAATGATAGTGCTTATGTTTTACGCTTTTTATGGTCATCTGGCAGGAACTATGGACTCAAATATCTTGCCACCATGCCGACAGGTTTTCTATTACCGCCTGGCGGTCCCGTTCCTTCTGGGGTATTTTGCTGGCGAAATCCTCAAGATAACAGTAAAAGGCGTTGGTCATGTTCTGCTGCTTGAAGGCGAACAAGGTGCGGGGCTGGTCCATCTTGGCAACGACAACTATTTCGTTTAGTATAGTCTTCCAGGAGGGGGAGGCTGTGGGTAAACCAAGAGCGCGCTTCCGGCTGGAACTCAGGACCGGATTTTTCAAAACGGAGACTTACACGGTCGAGCTAACGGAAGACGCGCTGGTCTTTACCCGCGATACTGTCGGCGCCGGCCGGGACGAGTTCGCCGTCCCCTGCGGCGAGGTCAGGTCGATAGCCGTTTCCGGGGGATCGCCTGCCGAGCTGGAGATAAGAACGGCCGAAGAGATGTACATCGGCACTTGGCAAGAGAACGCCAGCCGGGAAGAGCTGGAAACGGTGATTGACACGCTCAAAGAAGTTTTTGGGAAAAGGTTTATATGTGTTTAAACATTTGGCAGGCATGGCCGGTTAATGCTAAATATAAAGAATATTAAGATAAAGTCAAATAAACTAAAAGAAAGGGTGGCGGAACAGTTTTGCCCGCACATACCGCAGCCCGTGCAGCCCATGAAGCCTGTGGCTTCCCCGTTCCCGAAGAAAAAAGAGGCTGCCGGGGTGCAACCGCAAAAGGAGGAGACCTTGCTTTCCTGGCTGGCAGGGTCGTTGAAGCAGGGGATCAAGGCTTTGCCTAAAATGGCCGGGCAGCTGTTGTCCATCCAGCTGGGGGTCGTCCTGGCGGTGAACTTGCTTTTGTGGCCTCTCGACACCTGGAAGCTACCCGGGCCGCTCGCTTCCCTTGCCGCGGCGGTCATTTTTTTAACGGCGACCTAT
Encoded here:
- a CDS encoding diguanylate cyclase, giving the protein MEEKLFQEILRQSPFGYACHELVMGSDGQSEDYIFLDLNPAFEKMTGLKSEAILGKKVTEIREGPFDWAAFYGRVAVNGERQEFSQYAEPLKRWYRVTAFSPQKGRFVTLFQEITPEPRQAKTLKAQKEKIEELSEELKMIFSCTQDAMFLVGVKDGEFRYVRNNAAHRKMTGFTLTDLKGKTPVELAGEEIGAAVSANYLRCVEAKKPLTYEETLALPAGKRTWLTTLTPVFRKGKVKYLVGSSKDISRQKKTEEELEKRLKYEKIISGVSQLVLQTKNLEEFLNESLRNMGEGIGVSRAYLFERNRDKGTMNNTFEWTAPGITPQKENLQDIPESEFAWWVNRLKNREVINYRDIEEIPDENTKEILRPQEIKSLLVLPVLVEGEYYGFIGFDDCLDNREWSGDDINCLQLASRIISEFILRKRFEDEILYLSYHDHLTGLYNRRFMEEEIRRLDTPRQVPISVIMGDVNGLKLANDVFGHRAGDLLLKRAAGIIRESCRREDIVARWGGDEFVVLLPRTGVQATEGIVGRIKNKCELEGEGPIQLSIALGYATKTKAKEDLWQVLKEAEEWMYRHKLLQGKSYRNAVTSALKAALFEKSMETEEHAERIKEMSLKIAKAMQITAKQRDELELLAVLHDIGKVAIKESILLKPAPLTEKEWEEIKKHPEIGYRIAQSTPELAPIAEYILYHHERWDGRGYPRGIKGEEIPLLSRILAVVDAYDAMTSDRIYRKALSREKAITEIKRNAGTQFDPDIVTAFIESCCSEKNIDAGQK